In Sporosarcina psychrophila, a genomic segment contains:
- a CDS encoding DUF1456 family protein, translating into MNNNDILIRLRYALDIKDSVMVEIFKLGGVEVTQEEVSMLLIKSDDNYHDAAENEGTLKCSNSMLDSFLNGFIIFKRGQQDPKPGQAEKPALAIKNYESVNNILLKKVKIALSLTSDDMLEILEEAGVVITKGELGAVLRKEGHKNYKECLDRYARNFLKGLAIRYRE; encoded by the coding sequence ATGAATAATAATGATATATTAATTAGATTACGATATGCTCTAGATATAAAAGACTCGGTTATGGTAGAGATATTTAAACTTGGCGGCGTTGAAGTAACACAAGAAGAAGTGTCCATGTTGCTCATAAAATCAGATGACAATTACCATGATGCAGCTGAAAATGAAGGGACTTTAAAGTGTAGTAATAGTATGTTAGATTCATTTTTAAATGGCTTTATTATTTTCAAAAGAGGGCAACAAGATCCAAAACCAGGACAAGCTGAAAAACCGGCACTGGCTATAAAAAATTATGAAAGCGTTAATAATATCCTTCTAAAAAAAGTGAAAATAGCACTATCATTAACAAGCGATGATATGCTTGAAATATTAGAAGAAGCAGGAGTCGTTATAACAAAAGGTGAATTAGGTGCTGTATTAAGAAAAGAAGGACACAAGAATTATAAAGAGTGCCTTGACAGATACGCAAGGAATTTCTTAAAAGGATTAGCTATAAGATATAGAGAATAA